Proteins co-encoded in one uncultured Draconibacterium sp. genomic window:
- a CDS encoding YqgE/AlgH family protein, whose product MNENLDIFKIKSNNIAPQKGRVLIAEPFLAGNYFNRSVVFLVAYSKKGAVGFILNKKVDFPVQDAFPDFPDFNADVYLGGPVSTDSIYFIHKLGDKLPGSIHVMGDLYWGGDFEVLKRDIRSGKINSSDIRFFLGYSGWDGGQLEEELKEDSWLVTDVEQNEVMKDLSEASWFDFVKKAGNRYSVWENFPENPALN is encoded by the coding sequence ATGAATGAAAATCTTGACATATTCAAAATAAAATCGAATAACATTGCACCACAAAAGGGGCGAGTATTGATTGCTGAACCATTTTTGGCCGGTAATTATTTCAACCGTTCTGTGGTGTTTTTAGTTGCCTACAGCAAGAAAGGCGCAGTGGGTTTTATTTTGAATAAAAAGGTCGATTTTCCTGTACAGGATGCTTTCCCCGATTTTCCTGACTTTAATGCCGATGTATATTTAGGAGGTCCTGTTTCTACTGATTCAATTTATTTTATCCATAAACTGGGCGACAAACTTCCGGGAAGTATTCATGTAATGGGCGACTTGTATTGGGGCGGCGATTTTGAGGTGTTGAAAAGGGACATTCGCAGCGGAAAAATAAATTCTTCAGATATCCGGTTTTTTCTTGGCTATTCAGGCTGGGATGGTGGTCAGTTAGAGGAAGAATTAAAAGAGGATTCATGGCTGGTAACCGATGTGGAACAGAACGAAGTGATGAAAGATTTGAGCGAAGCTTCGTGGTTCGATTTTGTGAAAAAAGCTGGTAATCGTTATTCGGTATGGGAAAACTTTCCTGAGAACCCCGCGCTTAACTAA
- a CDS encoding septum formation initiator family protein yields MNKKIFKSGIFKRIGNKFVIAFILFAVWIIFFDENSIVSHAQSKRQLNELKQQKEYYQERIASDRQKLQDLNKGKKELEKFAREQYQMSKPDEDVFIIVEEE; encoded by the coding sequence ATGAACAAGAAAATATTTAAATCCGGGATTTTTAAAAGAATCGGTAATAAGTTTGTTATCGCCTTTATTCTTTTCGCTGTCTGGATTATATTTTTTGATGAAAACAGCATTGTATCTCATGCGCAAAGCAAGCGTCAGTTGAACGAGTTAAAGCAACAAAAAGAATATTATCAGGAACGCATTGCCTCCGATAGGCAAAAACTCCAGGATCTGAATAAAGGCAAAAAAGAACTGGAAAAATTTGCGCGCGAACAATACCAAATGTCGAAGCCAGACGAAGATGTTTTTATTATTGTTGAAGAAGAATAG
- a CDS encoding Na(+)-translocating NADH-quinone reductase subunit A: MSEVVKLRKGLNIKLKGSAEKALDKLPVPATVALKPTDFPGLTPKLSVKVDAEVKAGDALFYDKYHPEILFTAPLGGKVVSINRGERRKILEVVIATDEKVGSAEFKKADPSTLSAEEVKEQILKSGVWPFIKKRPYGIIANPEEKPKAIYISTFDTAPLAPDYNFVIDGQLDTFQVGVNALAQLTKGKVNLGVSKDSAFTSVKNVEFNTFEGPHPAGNVGIQIANTSPLNKGEVVWTISVQDVLFIGRLFQTGKVDFTKTVALTGSEVKAPKYYQTVLGAPIASLIESKLVNADYKQRIISGNVLTGTKVTEKSFLGFYDSQISVIPEGDEYEFLGWADPGFNKFSATKAYFGKLFPKKEYTMNANIHGGERAFVLSNQYEKLVPMDILPVYLLKAILVNDIDKMENFGIYEVIEEDFALCEYACTSKIEVQKILREGINTMIKELG; the protein is encoded by the coding sequence ATGTCAGAAGTAGTTAAGTTAAGGAAAGGGCTTAATATAAAGCTAAAAGGAAGTGCAGAAAAGGCACTTGACAAATTGCCGGTTCCGGCAACAGTAGCTCTGAAACCCACCGATTTTCCGGGACTTACTCCAAAACTTAGTGTAAAAGTTGACGCCGAGGTTAAAGCCGGCGATGCTTTGTTCTACGACAAATATCATCCTGAAATCTTATTTACAGCTCCTCTTGGAGGGAAAGTAGTATCGATTAACCGTGGTGAGCGTCGTAAAATTTTGGAAGTAGTTATTGCAACCGACGAGAAAGTTGGTTCAGCAGAATTTAAAAAGGCTGATCCATCAACCTTATCGGCGGAAGAGGTGAAGGAACAAATTTTGAAAAGTGGTGTATGGCCGTTCATAAAAAAACGTCCGTATGGTATCATCGCCAATCCGGAAGAGAAACCAAAAGCCATTTACATTTCAACATTCGATACGGCTCCGTTGGCTCCCGATTACAATTTTGTTATCGACGGCCAATTGGATACCTTCCAGGTAGGAGTTAACGCATTGGCTCAACTTACCAAAGGAAAAGTAAACCTTGGAGTTTCTAAGGATTCTGCTTTTACATCGGTAAAAAATGTTGAATTCAATACATTTGAGGGACCTCACCCTGCCGGTAATGTTGGTATTCAAATAGCCAATACATCTCCATTAAACAAAGGAGAAGTAGTTTGGACCATCAGCGTTCAGGACGTACTGTTTATTGGCCGCCTTTTCCAAACCGGGAAAGTTGATTTTACAAAAACTGTTGCTTTAACCGGATCAGAAGTTAAAGCTCCAAAATATTATCAAACTGTTTTAGGCGCACCAATTGCTTCATTGATTGAAAGCAAATTGGTTAACGCCGACTACAAACAGCGTATTATCAGCGGTAACGTACTTACCGGAACCAAAGTAACTGAAAAAAGCTTCCTTGGTTTTTACGACTCGCAGATCAGTGTAATTCCTGAAGGCGACGAGTATGAATTTTTAGGCTGGGCCGATCCCGGTTTTAATAAATTCAGTGCAACCAAAGCTTATTTCGGAAAACTGTTCCCGAAAAAAGAGTACACAATGAATGCCAATATTCATGGTGGCGAACGCGCATTTGTTTTGTCGAACCAATACGAGAAACTGGTTCCAATGGATATTCTTCCGGTATACCTACTTAAAGCTATCCTGGTAAACGATATCGACAAAATGGAAAACTTTGGTATTTATGAAGTGATAGAAGAAGATTTCGCCTTGTGTGAATACGCTTGTACTTCAAAAATCGAAGTTCAGAAAATTTTACGCGAAGGTATTAACACCATGATCAAAGAGCTTGGTTAA
- a CDS encoding PAS domain-containing sensor histidine kinase → MSYLLLLSGSILAVVYTFNAKKNCATNVIFSLPVFIYAYYISDLTQHAPLIETVHLSVWWLMAGLIFLYYFSMMEFRVILYFFVSLALISLQLFKAGHLSDTFSYFDPFASNPILIFTAFFLVTFYLRKKLITNIEALSEEINTKNEAINRVLQSSSLLIVRLRAVRDEDGNITNLVVAKINNAFEATFKRNLYEVQEQEAEYVFDLIFKGRFDVNKTVLFYKKDVTEFYADNLDKWYKIRVLNPSYNSYYLLFEDISKIKKQLADLEASKQRYKVLLEAIPDIFFVIDKDGIYEDFVIKEGDLFKIEDSNIIGSSIFNAGFPDKMANKIYSCIQHCIKNDTIESIEYSLNTPNGTFMFEMRLAKLNANSVISVARDITKRKTAEFGLEKALVKAEESDRLKSAFLATLSHEIRTPMNIITNFTRILADDSLDGLERLQITESITQNGQQLLNMIDNTIHLAKIETENIPVHSSFSKINPLLREIYNVYFAELPDSKDIRISLKTDVAIPEFGFLTDPQLLKEAITILVDNAVKYTLSGQVTFGFEMVRNDFVKFYVADTGIGIPEEDYEHIFSRFYRVQNSINQSTSGSGIGLPIAQHYITLLGGELEFESKVDKGSNFWFTLPFKEGRGYMQIIS, encoded by the coding sequence GTGAGTTATCTTCTTCTTTTATCGGGGTCAATTTTAGCCGTAGTATACACTTTTAATGCAAAAAAGAATTGTGCCACTAATGTTATTTTTTCGTTACCCGTTTTTATATATGCCTATTACATCTCAGATTTAACACAGCATGCACCATTAATCGAAACAGTACATCTTTCGGTATGGTGGCTAATGGCCGGCCTGATTTTTCTGTACTATTTTTCGATGATGGAATTTCGGGTTATCCTTTACTTTTTTGTGTCGCTGGCGCTCATTTCTTTACAGCTGTTCAAAGCCGGTCATTTAAGCGATACATTTAGCTATTTCGATCCTTTTGCCAGCAACCCGATTTTGATATTTACAGCCTTTTTTCTGGTAACGTTTTATCTGCGGAAAAAACTAATTACAAATATAGAAGCTCTTTCTGAAGAAATTAACACAAAAAATGAGGCAATTAACCGTGTTTTGCAAAGCTCATCGCTTCTTATTGTACGACTTCGTGCGGTACGCGACGAAGACGGAAATATCACCAACCTGGTAGTTGCGAAAATAAACAATGCATTTGAAGCGACTTTTAAACGCAATTTATACGAAGTTCAGGAACAGGAAGCAGAATACGTATTCGACCTTATTTTTAAAGGTCGTTTTGATGTAAACAAAACCGTTCTCTTCTACAAAAAAGATGTTACTGAGTTTTATGCCGATAATCTTGACAAATGGTACAAGATTCGGGTACTAAATCCTTCGTACAATTCGTACTACCTTCTTTTTGAAGACATCAGCAAGATCAAAAAACAGCTTGCTGATTTAGAAGCCAGCAAACAACGCTACAAAGTTCTTCTTGAAGCAATTCCTGATATTTTCTTTGTAATTGACAAAGACGGTATTTACGAGGACTTTGTAATAAAAGAAGGCGACCTGTTTAAAATTGAAGATTCGAATATTATTGGAAGCTCCATTTTCAACGCCGGATTCCCGGATAAAATGGCCAATAAAATCTATTCATGCATTCAGCACTGTATAAAAAACGACACGATTGAAAGTATTGAATACTCGCTAAACACGCCCAACGGAACATTTATGTTCGAAATGCGACTGGCAAAACTAAATGCCAACTCCGTTATTTCTGTGGCGCGCGATATTACAAAACGAAAAACAGCAGAATTCGGACTAGAAAAGGCGCTCGTAAAAGCAGAAGAATCTGATCGGCTAAAATCAGCATTCCTTGCCACCCTGTCGCACGAAATTCGGACGCCAATGAACATTATTACGAATTTTACACGGATATTGGCCGACGATTCGCTTGATGGATTGGAACGCCTGCAAATCACCGAATCCATCACTCAAAATGGTCAGCAGCTGCTTAACATGATCGACAATACGATTCACCTTGCAAAAATTGAAACCGAAAATATTCCGGTTCATAGCTCATTCAGCAAAATAAATCCGCTGCTTCGCGAAATTTACAATGTCTATTTTGCCGAACTTCCCGATAGTAAAGACATTCGCATTAGCCTAAAAACCGACGTCGCCATCCCTGAATTTGGCTTTTTAACCGATCCGCAACTGCTAAAAGAAGCCATTACAATTTTGGTTGACAACGCAGTAAAATATACTCTAAGCGGACAGGTTACTTTTGGTTTTGAAATGGTACGAAATGATTTTGTGAAATTCTATGTTGCTGATACCGGAATTGGTATTCCTGAAGAGGATTACGAACACATATTTAGCCGTTTTTACCGCGTACAAAATTCCATAAACCAGTCGACTTCCGGCTCCGGAATTGGACTGCCAATTGCCCAACATTACATTACGCTGTTAGGCGGAGAACTTGAATTTGAATCGAAGGTGGATAAAGGAAGTAATTTCTGGTTTACATTACCCTTTAAAGAAGGCCGCGGTTACATGCAAATCATTAGCTAG
- the pruA gene encoding L-glutamate gamma-semialdehyde dehydrogenase, with product MPKGNYNVPVAKNEPVLSYAPGSPERAELQAKLQELRSEELDQPMIIGGKEVYTDRKVRMFPPHEIAHTLGHYNQGDASHVEMAIDAALEAREEWANLSWQHRASIFLKAADLLAGPYRAKINAASMLGQSKNAFQAEIDAACEFADFLRFGVQVMTEIYKIQPESAKGIWNYNEYRPLEGFIYALTPFNFTSIAGNLPAAPAMMGNVAVWKPSKTAVYSAGVIMEIFKEAGLPDGVINLVYASGPVAADTVLTHPEFAGIHFTGSTAVFQSIWKTIGENIYKYKSYPRIVGETGGKDFIFADNTAKKRELAIAMLRGAFEYQGQKCSAASRCYVPASIWPEVKEIFGAELATVKMGPPEDFTNFVNAVIDESSFDKLKGFIDRAKEDEDAEVIFGGNCDKSVGYFVEPTVILAKKPDYITMKEELFGPVLTVYVYEDEDMDATLDLVDTTSIYALTGAVWSQSRYNIEKIAKRLENCAGNFYINDKPTGAVVGQQPFGGARGSGTDDKAGSIFNMLRWTAIRTIKENFVPPVEYTYPNFQPDNE from the coding sequence ATGCCAAAAGGAAATTACAACGTTCCGGTTGCTAAAAACGAACCGGTTTTAAGTTATGCTCCGGGGTCTCCGGAAAGAGCAGAGCTGCAGGCTAAATTGCAGGAATTACGCTCTGAAGAACTTGATCAGCCAATGATTATTGGTGGAAAAGAAGTTTATACCGACAGAAAAGTGAGAATGTTCCCACCTCACGAAATTGCACATACTTTAGGCCATTATAACCAGGGCGATGCCAGCCACGTTGAAATGGCTATTGATGCAGCTTTGGAAGCCCGCGAAGAATGGGCAAATCTGTCGTGGCAACATCGTGCTTCAATTTTTCTGAAAGCAGCTGATCTTTTGGCAGGCCCGTATCGTGCAAAAATTAATGCAGCATCGATGTTGGGACAATCAAAGAATGCTTTCCAGGCCGAAATTGATGCAGCTTGCGAATTTGCCGACTTTTTGCGTTTTGGCGTTCAGGTAATGACAGAGATTTACAAAATCCAGCCTGAATCAGCAAAAGGTATCTGGAATTACAACGAATACCGTCCGTTGGAAGGTTTTATTTATGCTTTAACGCCTTTCAACTTTACATCAATCGCCGGAAACCTTCCTGCAGCGCCTGCCATGATGGGGAACGTAGCCGTTTGGAAACCATCAAAAACTGCTGTTTATTCAGCCGGTGTTATTATGGAGATATTTAAAGAAGCCGGTTTGCCCGATGGTGTTATCAATCTGGTTTATGCATCGGGGCCTGTTGCCGCCGATACTGTGCTTACTCATCCTGAGTTTGCAGGAATTCACTTCACCGGTTCAACAGCTGTATTCCAAAGCATTTGGAAAACCATCGGCGAGAACATTTACAAATACAAATCATATCCACGTATTGTTGGTGAAACTGGTGGTAAAGACTTCATTTTTGCCGACAACACTGCTAAAAAACGCGAATTGGCCATTGCCATGTTGCGTGGTGCATTCGAATACCAGGGGCAGAAATGTTCTGCTGCCTCAAGATGTTACGTTCCTGCAAGTATCTGGCCTGAAGTAAAAGAGATTTTTGGTGCCGAGTTGGCTACTGTTAAAATGGGACCACCGGAAGATTTCACCAACTTTGTAAATGCCGTTATTGACGAGTCGTCGTTTGATAAACTGAAAGGTTTTATCGACCGTGCAAAAGAAGATGAAGATGCTGAAGTTATCTTTGGCGGGAACTGCGATAAATCGGTTGGATACTTTGTTGAGCCAACAGTTATTCTGGCTAAAAAACCAGATTATATTACCATGAAAGAAGAGTTGTTTGGTCCGGTTCTTACTGTTTACGTTTACGAAGACGAAGACATGGATGCAACACTTGACTTGGTTGATACAACATCTATTTACGCCCTTACAGGTGCTGTTTGGTCGCAAAGTCGTTACAATATTGAAAAGATTGCCAAACGTTTGGAAAACTGCGCGGGTAACTTCTATATTAATGACAAGCCAACAGGAGCAGTTGTTGGTCAGCAACCATTTGGCGGCGCTCGTGGTTCGGGTACCGACGATAAAGCAGGTTCTATCTTTAACATGCTTCGCTGGACTGCAATCCGAACTATTAAAGAAAACTTTGTACCTCCGGTAGAATATACTTATCCGAACTTTCAACCGGATAATGAATAA
- a CDS encoding DUF5103 domain-containing protein: protein MRTVFFIAIFFQFLSAGVMGQDKNFYYENAINRENIKTVQAHRNGFELSNPILGLNEDMTLVFKFDDLSEGVKDYYYTVVHCDADWNESFISQDEYIDGFIENPVDDYAMSFNTTFSYVNYRIELPNDQMQFKLSGNYVLVVYENQDKEKVVLTKRFHIYENAVRIEGTVRRASIDAFKGSNQEVDFKIYHPNLAILNPREEVKVVIMQNNRWDNAIRDLKPLYIRDQVLDYDYNRENVFPAGNEFRYFDNRTNRMNGENVIATDFHRPYFHKTVKIDEVRVNKRFFSYEEMNGMYVIESQDQEVRDYDTECDYTFVHFTLPLEAPLLGGSVNVFGALSNWNANKSNEMTYNFERGEYELTLLLKQGYYNYIYVYVPQGSKVADYTNIEGSFWETNNDYQILVYYRDLVGRYDRLVGYRQLNSVINRH from the coding sequence ATGAGAACTGTTTTTTTTATCGCCATATTTTTTCAGTTTTTAAGTGCCGGGGTAATGGGGCAGGATAAGAACTTTTATTACGAAAATGCTATTAACCGGGAGAATATAAAAACGGTGCAAGCACACCGGAATGGTTTCGAACTCTCGAACCCGATATTGGGATTGAACGAAGACATGACACTGGTTTTTAAATTCGACGATCTTTCGGAAGGAGTTAAAGATTACTACTACACTGTGGTTCATTGCGATGCCGACTGGAACGAGAGTTTTATTTCGCAGGACGAATACATTGATGGTTTTATTGAAAATCCTGTTGATGATTATGCTATGTCGTTTAATACCACTTTTAGCTATGTAAATTACCGCATAGAATTACCTAACGATCAGATGCAATTTAAACTTTCGGGAAACTATGTTTTGGTGGTGTATGAAAACCAGGACAAAGAAAAGGTGGTTTTGACGAAACGTTTTCATATCTACGAAAATGCAGTACGTATTGAAGGAACAGTTCGGCGGGCTAGTATCGATGCGTTTAAAGGCAGCAACCAAGAGGTGGATTTTAAAATATATCATCCTAATCTGGCGATCTTAAATCCACGAGAAGAAGTGAAAGTGGTAATTATGCAGAATAACCGCTGGGATAATGCAATACGAGATTTGAAGCCATTGTATATTCGCGACCAGGTTTTGGATTACGATTATAATCGCGAGAATGTGTTTCCCGCAGGCAACGAGTTTCGCTATTTCGACAACCGAACCAACCGGATGAATGGTGAGAATGTTATTGCTACAGATTTTCACCGGCCCTATTTTCATAAAACAGTAAAAATTGATGAGGTACGAGTCAATAAACGGTTTTTCTCGTACGAAGAAATGAACGGAATGTATGTCATCGAAAGCCAGGATCAGGAGGTGCGCGATTATGATACCGAGTGTGATTATACCTTTGTGCATTTTACATTGCCGTTGGAAGCACCTTTGCTTGGCGGATCGGTAAACGTGTTTGGTGCACTAAGCAACTGGAATGCCAACAAAAGTAACGAAATGACTTATAATTTTGAGCGGGGAGAATATGAGCTTACGTTGTTACTCAAACAAGGGTATTACAATTATATCTATGTGTATGTTCCGCAGGGATCAAAAGTGGCTGATTATACCAATATCGAGGGAAGTTTTTGGGAAACGAATAATGATTATCAGATTTTGGTGTATTACCGCGATTTAGTTGGTCGTTACGACAGGTTGGTTGGTTACCGGCAGTTAAATTCGGTTATAAACAGGCATTAA
- a CDS encoding rhomboid family intramembrane serine protease, with translation MIVWFIIGVTVVVSYIAFQNRELSAKLQFNAAQIIHSKEYYRLVSHAFIHANWSHLGVNMLVLYFFGRNTVVYFDYYFGNKATAYFLLLYFGGILASNIWSLIKHKNNYYYNAVGASGAVSAVLFATIFFQPWEPLYLFAIIPIPGILFAAGYLFYSYQMSKKQSDNVAHDAHFLGAVFGFIFPILLKPDLFTHFVDNLFSFL, from the coding sequence ATGATAGTTTGGTTCATCATCGGCGTAACAGTCGTAGTCTCATATATTGCCTTTCAAAATCGCGAGTTATCGGCAAAACTACAATTTAATGCAGCACAAATTATTCACAGCAAAGAATACTACCGATTGGTGAGCCACGCCTTTATTCATGCCAATTGGTCGCATTTGGGTGTAAACATGTTGGTGCTCTATTTTTTCGGACGAAATACAGTAGTTTATTTTGACTATTACTTTGGCAATAAAGCCACAGCCTATTTTTTACTCCTGTACTTTGGCGGTATTTTAGCTTCTAATATCTGGAGTTTAATAAAGCATAAAAACAACTATTATTACAATGCCGTTGGTGCCTCTGGTGCTGTGTCGGCGGTGTTGTTTGCAACTATATTTTTCCAGCCATGGGAGCCCTTGTATTTATTTGCAATAATTCCCATTCCCGGAATTTTGTTTGCCGCCGGATATCTTTTTTACTCGTACCAGATGAGCAAAAAACAATCGGATAACGTGGCACACGATGCCCACTTTTTGGGAGCTGTTTTTGGTTTCATTTTTCCAATTTTGCTAAAACCCGATTTATTCACCCACTTTGTCGACAATTTGTTTTCGTTCCTGTAG
- the holA gene encoding DNA polymerase III subunit delta, whose product MEYSDILHNLKKGIYHPIYLLQGEEAYFIDELSDYIEDNVLTDAEKGFNQTIFYGKDSDPVTIVEASLRFPMMASKQVIIVKEAQSLGKIDTLTSYAEKPLASTILVLAYKYKNLDSRTKLAKAIKKNGVLFTSKKLYENKIPGWIDGFLKRHNYTITPQAALLLTSYLGTDLSKIANELNKLVIAVKDTTKITPEHIEKNIGLSKEFNILELQNALGEKNVLKANRIINYFGANPTLNPIQKTVAGLYFYFSKLFTYHFLKNKAERNVAAELRVHPFFVKDYVSAAKRYSPTKLYEIMGILREYDMKSKGFNVSTMVETGELQKEMIYKILH is encoded by the coding sequence ATGGAGTACAGCGACATACTGCACAACCTAAAAAAAGGCATCTACCACCCTATTTATCTGCTTCAGGGTGAGGAAGCTTATTTTATTGATGAGTTATCGGATTATATTGAAGACAATGTGCTTACCGATGCCGAAAAAGGGTTTAACCAAACCATTTTTTATGGAAAGGATTCAGATCCGGTTACCATAGTAGAAGCATCGTTACGTTTCCCAATGATGGCCAGCAAGCAGGTGATTATTGTGAAAGAAGCGCAAAGCCTGGGCAAAATAGATACGCTGACTTCGTATGCCGAAAAGCCGCTGGCTTCAACAATATTGGTGTTGGCTTACAAATACAAAAACCTCGATTCGAGAACAAAGCTGGCCAAAGCCATAAAAAAGAACGGCGTACTTTTTACCTCAAAAAAACTGTACGAGAACAAAATTCCGGGCTGGATAGATGGCTTTCTGAAACGACATAATTACACTATCACTCCACAAGCTGCTTTGTTGCTCACCTCGTATTTGGGAACGGATTTAAGCAAAATTGCCAACGAATTAAACAAACTGGTAATTGCAGTAAAAGATACTACTAAAATTACACCCGAGCATATCGAAAAGAATATCGGGCTAAGCAAAGAGTTTAACATTCTTGAATTACAGAATGCATTAGGAGAAAAGAATGTGCTAAAAGCCAATCGAATCATCAACTATTTTGGAGCTAACCCAACCTTAAACCCGATACAGAAAACTGTTGCGGGGCTATATTTCTATTTTTCAAAACTGTTTACCTATCATTTCCTTAAAAATAAAGCAGAACGAAATGTTGCTGCCGAGCTACGCGTTCACCCGTTCTTTGTAAAAGACTACGTGTCGGCTGCCAAACGCTACTCTCCTACCAAGCTCTACGAAATTATGGGTATTTTGCGCGAGTACGACATGAAGAGCAAGGGGTTTAACGTATCGACAATGGTTGAAACTGGCGAATTACAAAAAGAAATGATCTATAAAATTTTACACTAA
- a CDS encoding aminotransferase class IV, whose translation MAYLLVNNRILKEAETNLTPFLLNTPDVYKHSIWFGFGGIPLLDENLDILEIELKTLGHDLPNLFKNRRELFRLLKRMLNKNRFYRTGLITFQFFISQKQVDYLISCNAFEDFDFQINTQGLLINISDSKLLSQSQNSNSRFAKATFWKQVRAEIKNNANPAAIILNEKGIASEGISANLFMIKENILFTPSVQTGCYRDVIRQEIIRLSNDIGMKVVEAEDLKPKYVLQMDEIFFASETKGIQWVLGFENRRYVHQYTDRIYAALNQFLEKKTENQK comes from the coding sequence ATGGCCTACCTGCTTGTAAATAATCGAATTTTAAAAGAAGCAGAAACCAACCTTACACCATTTCTGTTAAACACGCCCGATGTGTATAAACACAGTATTTGGTTTGGTTTTGGCGGAATTCCGCTGCTTGACGAAAACCTGGACATCCTGGAAATAGAATTAAAAACTCTCGGACACGATCTTCCGAACCTTTTTAAAAACCGCCGCGAATTATTCAGGCTACTAAAACGGATGCTCAATAAAAATCGCTTTTATCGCACCGGACTGATTACTTTTCAGTTTTTTATTAGCCAAAAGCAAGTTGATTACCTGATTAGCTGTAATGCCTTCGAGGATTTCGATTTTCAAATAAACACACAAGGATTGCTCATCAATATTTCAGATTCAAAATTGTTAAGTCAATCGCAAAACAGCAACTCCAGATTTGCTAAAGCAACATTCTGGAAGCAGGTACGTGCAGAGATAAAAAATAATGCCAACCCGGCAGCAATAATTTTAAACGAAAAAGGAATCGCTTCCGAAGGCATCTCGGCAAACCTTTTTATGATAAAGGAAAACATACTTTTTACACCGTCGGTACAAACGGGGTGTTACCGCGATGTTATCCGACAGGAAATAATAAGATTATCAAACGATATAGGAATGAAAGTAGTAGAAGCAGAAGATCTGAAACCAAAGTATGTATTACAGATGGATGAGATATTTTTTGCCTCTGAAACAAAAGGAATACAATGGGTATTAGGATTTGAAAACCGTAGGTACGTACATCAATACACCGACAGAATTTATGCTGCTTTAAATCAATTTTTAGAAAAGAAAACTGAAAATCAGAAATGA